The Mycolicibacterium flavescens genome has a segment encoding these proteins:
- a CDS encoding dihydrodipicolinate reductase, whose translation MTTPLRTVVWSTGGVGSIAIDAIRGRPDLELVGVWVHSEEKIGKDAGALAGGDPIGVAATNDADELVALQPDCVVYAASGPERDAGAVPDYLKLLDAGINVVSTSSTTLIYPPAYYSPEWRDQMEEAAKRGGASFYASGIFPGFGSDQLALVLATQSKRIRCVTVTEVALNDHYPVADVMMNGMGFGRPLDFEPLLKTPGFIEMAWRAPIHLIAAGLGVEVEEVRGSLDRRVTDRDIEVAFGTIEAGTCGAVSTRAAGVVNGREAIVVQHIIRMARDVAPDWPTSEFDATYRVDIDGDPDIHCAMNLGAAEGHGAGHAAMAATAMRVVNAIPYVVAAPAGLLSSLDLPNTLPRHAFG comes from the coding sequence GTGACAACACCGCTGAGGACCGTCGTCTGGTCGACAGGAGGCGTCGGATCGATTGCCATCGACGCGATCCGGGGCAGGCCCGACCTCGAGCTGGTCGGGGTGTGGGTGCACTCCGAGGAGAAGATCGGCAAGGACGCTGGGGCCTTGGCCGGCGGTGATCCGATCGGGGTGGCAGCCACCAATGACGCAGACGAGTTGGTCGCGCTGCAACCGGACTGCGTGGTGTACGCCGCGAGCGGACCGGAACGCGATGCGGGAGCGGTGCCCGATTACCTGAAACTCCTCGACGCCGGGATCAATGTCGTGTCGACGTCGTCGACCACCCTGATCTATCCGCCTGCCTACTACTCACCGGAGTGGCGCGACCAGATGGAAGAGGCTGCGAAGAGAGGCGGCGCGTCCTTCTACGCCTCGGGGATCTTTCCCGGCTTCGGCTCCGATCAGCTCGCGCTGGTGCTGGCCACGCAGTCGAAGCGGATCCGCTGCGTGACCGTCACCGAGGTCGCGCTCAATGACCACTACCCGGTGGCCGATGTGATGATGAACGGCATGGGCTTCGGACGCCCGCTCGATTTCGAACCGCTGCTGAAGACTCCGGGATTCATCGAAATGGCCTGGCGGGCACCGATCCACCTGATCGCGGCGGGTCTCGGCGTCGAGGTCGAGGAGGTCCGCGGCAGCCTCGACCGCCGCGTGACCGACAGGGACATCGAGGTGGCGTTCGGCACGATCGAGGCCGGGACGTGTGGCGCGGTGAGCACCAGGGCCGCGGGTGTGGTCAACGGCCGGGAAGCCATCGTCGTCCAGCACATCATCCGGATGGCACGCGACGTGGCGCCGGACTGGCCGACCTCGGAGTTCGACGCCACGTATCGCGTCGACATCGACGGTGATCCCGACATCCACTGCGCGATGAACCTCGGCGCCGCCGAGGGCCACGGCGCGGGGCATGCGGCGATGGCCGCCACCGCGATGCGCGTGGTCAACGCGATTCCCTACGTGGTGGCGGCTCCCGCCGGTCTGCTGAGTTCGCTGGACCTGCCGAACACGTTGCCCCGGCACGCGTTCGGGTGA
- a CDS encoding dihydrodipicolinate reductase: MTGGKHRVVVWSTGGIGSIAIRAISQRPDLDLVGVWVHSPDKDGMDAGELANGQPIGVATTTDADALIGLRPDCVVYAASGPERDALAIPDYVKLLNAGINVVTTSTTHLVNPHAYEPAEWRDQLAAAAKGGQVSLYASGIEPGFVADYLPLVLCTQSSQIEKIHAYEIGLYDDYGVPDIMSDALGFGRPLDYQPWISFPGAIAGEWQGQIRMVAEALGVEVQEVRETFDRTVTERPLEVAMGTVEAGTCGALRMQAIGIVDGREAIVIEHVTRLAADVAPQWPTLPNALGYRIVITGQPDIECTMAATVRDRKDAAIESMTSGAGAMVATAMRVVNAVPYVIAAQPGLLSSVELPLTIPRHAFNPRGSA; encoded by the coding sequence ATGACCGGAGGCAAACACCGCGTGGTGGTCTGGTCGACCGGCGGAATCGGGTCGATTGCGATCCGCGCGATTTCGCAGCGACCCGACCTGGATCTCGTCGGGGTGTGGGTGCACTCCCCCGACAAGGACGGCATGGACGCGGGCGAACTCGCCAACGGACAGCCGATCGGGGTGGCCACCACCACGGACGCCGATGCGTTGATCGGGCTGCGGCCCGACTGCGTCGTCTATGCGGCAAGCGGGCCCGAACGTGACGCGCTCGCCATCCCGGACTATGTCAAGCTGCTCAACGCCGGCATCAACGTGGTGACGACGAGCACCACCCACCTGGTCAATCCGCACGCCTACGAGCCAGCCGAGTGGCGTGACCAACTGGCCGCGGCGGCCAAGGGGGGCCAGGTCTCGCTATACGCCTCGGGCATCGAACCGGGCTTCGTCGCCGACTACCTACCGCTTGTGCTTTGCACCCAGTCCTCACAGATCGAGAAGATCCACGCCTACGAGATCGGCCTCTACGACGACTACGGCGTGCCCGACATCATGAGCGACGCTTTGGGATTCGGCCGCCCGCTCGACTACCAGCCGTGGATCTCGTTCCCCGGCGCGATCGCCGGCGAATGGCAGGGCCAGATCCGCATGGTCGCCGAAGCCCTCGGCGTCGAGGTGCAGGAGGTGCGCGAGACGTTCGACCGCACGGTGACCGAGCGGCCGCTCGAGGTGGCGATGGGCACCGTCGAGGCGGGGACGTGCGGCGCCCTGCGGATGCAGGCCATCGGCATCGTCGACGGCCGCGAGGCGATCGTGATCGAACACGTCACCCGATTGGCGGCGGATGTGGCTCCGCAGTGGCCGACGCTGCCGAATGCCCTCGGCTATCGGATCGTGATCACCGGTCAGCCCGACATCGAGTGCACGATGGCAGCCACCGTCCGCGACCGCAAGGACGCGGCCATCGAAAGCATGACCTCCGGCGCTGGCGCAATGGTCGCCACGGCCATGCGTGTCGTCAATGCGGTGCCCTATGTCATTGCCGCACAACCCGGTCTGCTCAGCTCGGTCGAGCTACCCTTGACGATCCCGCGGCACGCATTCAACCCACGCGGGTCAGCCTGA
- the luxA_3 gene encoding luciferase family protein — protein sequence MFTLRFDMRAPAAGAPATDLYACAVQMCEWAETRGAVVAVLSEHHGTEDGHLPSPHLLASAIAARTTRLAIMLAAVPITFWDTVRLAENIAVLDIISRGRVSYAFGIGHRAEEYEHFGVGTSRRGAVADESLAQLLRLLTGEPIDIDGRRVQVTPPPATPGGPYLLIAGGSRAAARRAARHGLGFISQVDSEGLKRFYENECRDKGFEPGLMQFPGEGAATAVFVADDVDAAWQELGPYLLHDAVMAASYRHGDDSVASISRAQSVSELREPGGPYRIFTPEEAAAYVQDGRPLPLLPLCGGLPPELAWPYLERAATAAAST from the coding sequence ATGTTCACGCTTCGTTTCGACATGCGCGCGCCCGCTGCCGGCGCGCCTGCAACCGACCTCTATGCGTGCGCTGTGCAGATGTGCGAATGGGCCGAGACGCGCGGTGCGGTTGTCGCCGTGCTCTCCGAACATCACGGCACCGAGGACGGGCATCTGCCGTCACCGCACCTCCTGGCGTCGGCGATCGCCGCACGAACCACCCGGCTGGCGATCATGTTGGCCGCCGTGCCGATCACCTTCTGGGACACCGTCCGGCTGGCCGAGAACATCGCCGTGCTCGACATCATCAGTCGCGGCCGCGTCTCTTATGCGTTCGGCATCGGGCACCGCGCCGAGGAGTACGAGCACTTCGGTGTGGGCACGAGCCGACGGGGCGCGGTCGCCGACGAGTCGCTGGCGCAGCTGTTGCGACTGTTGACCGGGGAACCGATCGACATCGACGGCCGCCGCGTCCAGGTCACGCCGCCTCCGGCGACTCCCGGCGGGCCGTACCTGCTGATCGCCGGCGGCAGCAGGGCCGCCGCCCGGCGCGCCGCGCGGCACGGGCTCGGTTTCATCTCCCAGGTGGATTCTGAGGGGTTGAAACGGTTCTACGAGAACGAATGTCGTGACAAGGGATTCGAGCCAGGCCTCATGCAGTTCCCCGGCGAGGGGGCGGCGACGGCCGTCTTTGTCGCCGACGATGTGGACGCGGCATGGCAGGAGTTGGGACCGTACCTGCTGCATGACGCGGTGATGGCCGCCTCCTACCGGCACGGCGACGATTCGGTGGCGAGCATCTCAAGGGCACAGAGCGTGTCCGAACTGCGGGAACCGGGCGGCCCGTATCGCATCTTCACACCCGAGGAGGCCGCCGCGTACGTCCAAGACGGCAGGCCGCTTCCGCTGCTTCCACTGTGCGGCGGTTTACCGCCTGAGCTGGCTTGGCCGTATCTCGAACGCGCCGCGACGGCGGCCGCATCTACTTGA
- a CDS encoding virulence factor Mce family protein, producing the protein MNNIWVKRSLAVALAVALVGGAVVLFRQTVLRPTTITAHFTTATAIYPGDEVRIAGVKVGSIESIKPVGTQAEMRLVVDHGIRVPAGAKAVIVAQNLVSARYVQLTPAYESGPVMADGAVIPLDRTAVPVEWNEVKEQLMRLATDLGPAEGMSTGSVGRFIDSAAGALGGNGDKLRQTLAQLSGVGRILADGSGNIVDTINHLQTFVTALRDSNEQIVQFQDRFATLTSVVDDSRSDLDAALKNLSDVVGETTRFIRGSRDQTAEQIQRLASVTQNLVDNRMALENVLHIAPHSIANAVNMFDPRTGAASGVFVLNNLSNPVWAICGMIGALQNVTSPTTGKLCAQYLGPGLRTASINNVPFPFSLFLTANPPPYMLRYSEPELMPGAGGPPDDQPEPPPAVSAYTGIGDVPPPPGWGAPPAPPGLPPAAVAPASPGPPTVQDMLLPAERPSAQAPPATVAPVPHGGAPS; encoded by the coding sequence ATGAACAACATCTGGGTGAAGCGTTCGCTTGCTGTGGCGCTGGCGGTGGCGCTCGTCGGGGGAGCCGTGGTCCTGTTCCGGCAGACCGTGTTGCGGCCAACGACCATCACCGCCCACTTCACCACCGCGACCGCCATCTACCCCGGTGACGAGGTCCGTATCGCCGGCGTCAAGGTGGGCTCCATCGAATCGATCAAACCGGTCGGCACGCAGGCCGAGATGAGGTTGGTCGTCGACCACGGCATCAGGGTGCCCGCCGGCGCCAAGGCGGTTATCGTCGCGCAGAACCTGGTCTCGGCGCGGTACGTCCAACTGACACCCGCCTACGAGTCGGGGCCGGTGATGGCCGACGGTGCCGTTATCCCGTTGGACCGCACGGCAGTTCCGGTCGAGTGGAACGAGGTCAAAGAGCAGCTGATGCGCCTGGCAACGGACCTTGGCCCCGCCGAGGGTATGTCGACTGGTTCGGTCGGCAGGTTCATCGACAGCGCGGCCGGCGCGCTCGGCGGCAACGGCGACAAACTGCGTCAAACGCTTGCCCAGCTTTCGGGTGTCGGTCGCATACTCGCCGACGGCAGCGGCAACATCGTCGACACCATCAACCACTTGCAGACGTTCGTCACCGCGCTGCGCGACAGCAACGAGCAGATCGTGCAGTTCCAGGACAGGTTCGCGACGTTGACCAGCGTCGTCGACGACAGCCGATCCGATCTCGACGCCGCGCTGAAGAACTTGTCCGACGTCGTGGGCGAGACGACCCGGTTCATCAGGGGCAGCCGAGACCAGACCGCCGAACAGATTCAGCGACTGGCCAGCGTCACCCAGAACCTCGTCGACAATCGCATGGCACTGGAGAACGTACTGCACATCGCGCCGCACTCGATCGCCAACGCGGTCAACATGTTTGACCCGCGTACCGGCGCCGCCAGCGGTGTGTTCGTGCTCAACAACCTGTCGAATCCGGTGTGGGCCATCTGCGGCATGATCGGGGCGCTGCAAAACGTCACCTCGCCCACCACAGGCAAGCTGTGCGCGCAGTACCTCGGGCCCGGCCTGCGCACGGCGAGCATCAACAACGTGCCGTTCCCGTTCAGCCTGTTCCTGACAGCGAACCCGCCGCCGTACATGCTGCGGTATTCCGAACCGGAACTGATGCCCGGGGCGGGCGGGCCGCCCGACGATCAGCCCGAGCCCCCGCCCGCGGTGTCGGCCTACACCGGAATCGGCGACGTGCCGCCGCCTCCCGGATGGGGCGCGCCGCCCGCCCCGCCCGGTCTGCCGCCCGCGGCCGTCGCGCCGGCGTCACCCGGCCCGCCGACCGTGCAGGACATGCTGCTGCCCGCCGAGCGGCCGAGTGCGCAGGCGCCACCGGCGACGGTGGCCCCGGTCCCACACGGTGGAGCCCCCTCATGA
- the luxA_2 gene encoding F420-dependent methylene-tetrahydromethanopterin reductase yields the protein MFSIRFDMRAPRFGAATTDLYAAAIDMSAWAEQHGCVAAVLCEHHGSEDGYLPAPLMLASAIAARTERLALSVVVILPFYDPVRLAEDVAVLDILSNGRASYVFGLGYRPEEFEHFGIDRSRRGALADENLDLLRTLLTGRPTVHDNRRIMVSPPPCTRGGPTLMWGGASLAAARRAGRYGLGLLANGSVTGMRDAYETASRAHGHEPGGVLLPPPDTPTVTFVADDVDEGWDEIGEHLFHDARMYAQWNPDNHASAGISAARDVEELRHHYTSHRIISSEQAREIIRGGGFLNLSPLCGGIPPEIAWPYLRRAADAAATPTMTRESSR from the coding sequence ATGTTCTCGATCCGATTCGACATGCGGGCACCGCGTTTCGGTGCGGCGACGACCGACCTGTATGCGGCGGCAATCGACATGTCGGCGTGGGCCGAGCAGCACGGGTGCGTGGCGGCGGTGCTGTGCGAGCACCACGGATCAGAGGACGGCTATCTGCCGGCACCCCTGATGTTGGCATCGGCGATCGCGGCCCGTACCGAGCGATTGGCGCTCAGCGTGGTCGTGATACTGCCGTTCTACGATCCCGTTCGGCTGGCCGAAGACGTTGCGGTGCTCGACATTCTCAGCAACGGCCGGGCTTCGTATGTATTCGGGTTGGGCTACCGGCCCGAAGAGTTCGAGCACTTCGGTATCGACCGGTCGCGCCGGGGCGCGCTGGCCGACGAGAATCTCGACTTGTTGCGGACGCTGCTGACCGGCCGGCCCACCGTGCACGACAACCGCCGCATCATGGTGTCACCGCCACCGTGCACTCGCGGCGGGCCGACTTTGATGTGGGGCGGTGCCAGCCTTGCGGCGGCGCGCCGCGCCGGACGTTACGGTCTGGGTCTTCTCGCCAATGGCAGCGTGACCGGTATGCGGGACGCGTACGAAACCGCGTCGCGCGCGCACGGGCACGAGCCCGGCGGTGTGCTGTTACCCCCGCCCGACACGCCGACGGTCACGTTCGTCGCCGATGACGTCGACGAGGGGTGGGACGAGATCGGCGAACACCTGTTTCACGACGCCCGCATGTATGCGCAGTGGAATCCGGACAACCACGCTTCGGCCGGCATCTCGGCGGCTCGCGATGTGGAGGAACTGCGCCACCACTACACTTCGCACCGGATCATCAGCTCTGAACAGGCGCGCGAAATCATCCGCGGGGGAGGGTTTCTCAATCTGTCACCGCTGTGCGGCGGTATTCCACCCGAGATCGCGTGGCCATATCTGAGGCGCGCCGCTGACGCGGCAGCGACCCCGACGATGACAAGAGAGAGCAGCAGATGA
- a CDS encoding mce-family protein mce1f → MLPRMVRIQLVIFSIASIIGVVAMVFAYMQVPTLLGIGKITVTMELPSSGGLYRFANVTYRGVQIGKVTEMDVSRTRATATLRLDTSPRIPADLQAEVRSVSAVGEQYVELLPRTESPPYLEDGSVIAMSDTTIPQPVSPMLEQVNTLIASIPKGRLSELIDESYKAFSGAGFDMGSLVDSSATVSEALNEDPSRSARLAEDSVPLLDSQVRSTDSLRVWARRLAGITGQVVANDPQLRTLLDEGPTAADEVGALLEQIKPTLPVLLANMTTIGQVAVTYRPSLEQVLVLLPPFVANVQSSAPHNNPTGIALGDFRIQMADPNPCTVGFLPPSQWRSPDDQTTVDTPDGIYCKLPQDSPIIVRGARNAPCMGVPGKRAPTVEQCYSDKPYEPLAMRQHTLGAYPIDPNLIAQGVPPDDRVRADENLFAPLEGTPLPQGMVPPIPPPPLAPGAKMPSLPPNAIPPLVSQPVDQQGAADAPAPQAGTPHGPPPQSDGSPPPAGAVPATPSSVTTGRSAEGPSVAIAHYDPQTGQYATPDGNVGRQTDLAQSPKSWQQLIYEGGEQ, encoded by the coding sequence ATGCTGCCGCGGATGGTGCGCATTCAGCTCGTGATCTTCTCGATCGCGTCGATCATCGGCGTGGTCGCAATGGTGTTCGCCTACATGCAGGTGCCCACCCTGCTGGGCATTGGGAAGATCACCGTCACAATGGAGTTGCCGTCCTCCGGTGGGCTCTACCGGTTCGCCAACGTCACCTATCGTGGGGTGCAGATCGGCAAGGTGACCGAGATGGACGTGTCCCGCACCCGGGCCACCGCGACGCTGCGGCTCGACACCTCGCCGAGAATCCCGGCCGATCTGCAGGCCGAAGTGCGCAGCGTGTCAGCCGTCGGCGAGCAGTACGTCGAGCTGCTTCCGCGCACCGAGTCGCCGCCATATCTGGAAGACGGATCGGTGATCGCCATGTCTGACACCACGATTCCGCAGCCGGTGAGCCCGATGCTCGAGCAGGTGAACACCCTGATCGCGAGCATCCCCAAGGGTCGCCTTAGCGAATTGATCGACGAATCGTACAAGGCGTTCAGCGGAGCCGGCTTCGACATGGGTTCGCTGGTGGACTCGTCAGCCACGGTCTCCGAAGCCCTGAACGAGGACCCGTCGCGCTCGGCGAGGTTGGCCGAAGACTCGGTGCCTCTGCTCGATTCGCAGGTCCGCTCGACCGACTCGTTGCGGGTGTGGGCGCGGCGCCTCGCCGGGATCACCGGTCAGGTCGTGGCCAATGACCCGCAGCTCCGCACTCTTCTGGACGAGGGCCCCACCGCCGCGGACGAGGTCGGTGCCCTGCTCGAACAGATCAAGCCGACACTGCCGGTGCTGCTGGCCAACATGACCACCATCGGTCAGGTTGCAGTCACCTACCGTCCCTCGCTGGAGCAGGTGCTCGTGCTGTTACCGCCGTTCGTGGCCAACGTGCAGTCGTCGGCTCCCCATAACAATCCCACGGGTATCGCCCTGGGTGATTTCCGCATTCAGATGGCCGACCCCAACCCGTGCACCGTCGGCTTCCTGCCGCCCTCGCAATGGCGGAGCCCCGACGATCAGACCACGGTCGACACGCCGGACGGGATTTATTGCAAGCTGCCGCAGGATTCGCCGATCATCGTGCGTGGTGCGCGCAATGCGCCGTGCATGGGGGTGCCCGGTAAGCGGGCGCCGACCGTCGAGCAGTGCTACAGCGACAAACCCTATGAACCGCTGGCGATGCGCCAGCACACTCTCGGTGCGTATCCGATCGATCCGAATCTCATCGCACAGGGCGTGCCGCCCGACGACCGGGTCAGGGCCGACGAGAACCTCTTCGCCCCGCTGGAGGGCACGCCGCTGCCGCAGGGCATGGTGCCGCCGATCCCGCCTCCGCCGCTCGCACCCGGAGCGAAGATGCCGTCGCTGCCTCCGAACGCGATCCCGCCCCTTGTTTCGCAACCGGTGGACCAGCAGGGCGCCGCCGATGCACCCGCACCTCAGGCGGGGACCCCACACGGGCCACCGCCGCAGTCAGACGGTTCGCCGCCTCCGGCCGGGGCGGTACCCGCAACGCCGAGTTCGGTCACCACCGGGCGCTCCGCGGAGGGACCATCCGTCGCCATCGCGCACTACGACCCGCAGACCGGCCAGTATGCAACGCCGGACGGAAACGTCGGCCGCCAAACCGATCTCGCGCAGAGCCCGAAGTCGTGGCAGCAGTTGATCTACGAGGGAGGCGAGCAGTGA
- a CDS encoding mce family lipoprotein has product MTARRMVAVGLSILLTVTGCSFQGVNSLPLPGAVGRGPDSNVYHVELANIGTLESNSPVMIDDVVVGSVGKMTLHGWHIDLEVSVKPEVVVPGNAVATVGQTSLLGSMHVALDPPPGDEPRGRLSPGATIALDRTSTYPSTEQTLSSLAAVVNGGGLGQIGDIIANFNTALSGRQGTVRDLITRLDTFVGTLYQQRDNIIATIDELNRFSQRLGDEQRLLTRALDKIPPALDVLIRERPNFTTALKRLGQFSDTVSGLINDTQADLVTNLQNLEPTLRALADVGAEIDTALAALPTFPLSQNLIDRGVRGDYVNLFVTVDWTNARLKRGLLLGTALGQNRASLIPAPGDPGYDAYYTKFPLGVGTSPPFGPIPNAAPAPWEPGGGG; this is encoded by the coding sequence ATGACGGCTCGTCGGATGGTGGCGGTCGGCCTGAGCATCCTGCTGACGGTCACCGGTTGCTCATTCCAAGGGGTCAACTCGCTACCCCTGCCGGGCGCGGTGGGCCGAGGGCCGGATAGCAACGTCTACCACGTCGAACTTGCGAATATCGGGACCCTCGAGTCGAATTCGCCGGTGATGATCGACGATGTCGTGGTCGGCAGCGTCGGGAAGATGACGCTGCACGGCTGGCACATCGACCTGGAGGTCTCGGTGAAGCCCGAGGTCGTGGTGCCCGGCAACGCTGTGGCCACGGTGGGGCAGACCAGCCTCCTGGGATCGATGCACGTCGCGCTCGACCCGCCGCCCGGCGACGAACCGCGCGGCAGGCTCAGTCCCGGCGCCACCATCGCTCTCGACAGGACGTCGACCTATCCGTCGACGGAACAGACGCTGTCGTCCCTGGCGGCGGTGGTCAACGGCGGGGGACTGGGCCAGATCGGCGACATCATCGCCAATTTCAATACCGCGCTGTCGGGTCGTCAGGGAACGGTGCGCGACTTGATCACCCGGCTGGACACCTTCGTCGGGACCCTGTACCAACAGCGCGACAACATCATCGCGACCATCGACGAGTTGAACAGGTTCTCGCAGCGGTTGGGTGATGAACAACGGCTGCTCACCCGCGCGCTCGACAAGATTCCACCCGCGCTCGACGTCCTGATCCGGGAACGACCCAACTTCACCACCGCACTGAAGCGGTTGGGGCAGTTCAGCGATACGGTTTCCGGCTTGATCAACGACACGCAGGCCGACCTCGTGACGAATCTGCAGAACTTGGAGCCGACCCTGCGCGCGCTCGCCGACGTGGGCGCAGAGATCGACACTGCGCTGGCTGCCTTGCCGACCTTCCCGTTGAGCCAGAACTTGATCGACCGCGGGGTGCGCGGTGATTACGTGAATCTCTTCGTCACGGTGGACTGGACGAACGCGCGGCTCAAGCGTGGATTGCTGCTCGGCACCGCGCTCGGGCAGAACCGTGCATCGTTGATTCCCGCGCCGGGTGACCCCGGATACGACGCGTACTACACCAAATTCCCATTGGGCGTAGGCACCTCGCCGCCCTTCGGCCCGATTCCCAATGCTGCGCCCGCACCGTGGGAACCGGGGGGTGGTGGCTGA
- a CDS encoding putative secreted protein → MIRALTIAVTITAAVHSAPLAQAQNEVAINGVFTAFSDGRWATTNDSRHDEASVTQTWTITSTCTTYQDCTGRVESDQGWSADLVYMSGRWKVTRTVPDWEPCIDGTAYPGKQSWVFWLGYPQDPNKYQGWDKTEGPSGACGFNKVLDIEMPFRLTRVG, encoded by the coding sequence GTGATACGGGCGTTGACGATCGCGGTGACGATCACCGCGGCGGTGCACTCCGCGCCGCTCGCACAGGCGCAGAACGAGGTCGCGATCAACGGCGTGTTCACCGCGTTTTCCGACGGCCGGTGGGCGACAACCAACGACTCGCGCCACGACGAGGCGAGCGTCACCCAGACCTGGACCATCACCTCGACATGCACGACGTATCAGGATTGCACTGGTCGGGTCGAGAGCGATCAGGGTTGGAGCGCGGATCTGGTGTATATGAGCGGCCGGTGGAAGGTGACCAGGACCGTGCCGGACTGGGAACCGTGCATCGACGGTACGGCCTACCCGGGCAAGCAGTCGTGGGTGTTCTGGCTGGGTTATCCGCAGGACCCCAACAAGTACCAGGGGTGGGACAAGACCGAGGGTCCCAGTGGCGCCTGCGGTTTCAACAAGGTGCTCGACATCGAGATGCCGTTCAGGCTGACCCGCGTGGGTTGA
- a CDS encoding cytochrome P450, which yields MTDTNTVDLYYDPFDFDIDDDPYPIWKRMRDEAPLYYNDKYNFYALSRYDDVAKGLHDWDTYRSGKGTTMDVIMSGVDVPPGVILFEDPPLHDIHRRVLSKVFTPRRMEAIEPLVRQFCVRALDSLTGASRFDVIGDFGALIPMRTIGYLLGIPEQGQQQIRDNTDASIGLKEGSFQSVSAATFENAYQLFADYIEWRAEHPSDDLMTQLLNAEVEDDGQVRPLSRIEVMTYTSMIAGAGNETTTRLIGFIAQMLAEHPDQRRELLDDFSLIPGAIEEVLRYQAPSPVQARYVARDTEAYGQAIAEGSVMLLLNGSANRDERRYPDGERFDIHRGGSHLSFGQGLHFCLGSSLARMQARVAFEEMLRRWPEWEVDYADAAMAHTSSVRGWGRLPIIVG from the coding sequence ATGACCGATACCAACACCGTCGATCTGTACTACGACCCATTCGATTTCGACATCGACGATGACCCGTACCCCATCTGGAAGAGGATGCGCGACGAGGCGCCGCTCTATTACAACGACAAGTACAACTTCTACGCGTTGAGCCGCTACGACGACGTCGCCAAGGGGCTACACGACTGGGACACCTACCGTTCGGGCAAGGGCACCACGATGGACGTCATCATGAGCGGTGTGGACGTACCGCCGGGCGTGATCCTGTTCGAGGATCCTCCCCTTCACGACATTCACCGACGGGTGCTGTCGAAGGTCTTCACCCCGCGCCGGATGGAAGCCATCGAACCCCTTGTGCGCCAGTTCTGCGTGCGTGCGCTCGACTCCCTTACGGGTGCTTCCCGTTTCGACGTGATCGGCGACTTCGGGGCGCTGATCCCGATGCGGACCATCGGTTACCTGCTGGGTATTCCGGAGCAGGGACAGCAGCAGATTCGCGACAACACCGATGCGTCGATTGGGTTGAAGGAGGGGAGCTTTCAGTCAGTGTCGGCGGCGACGTTCGAGAACGCCTACCAGCTGTTCGCCGACTACATCGAGTGGCGGGCCGAACATCCGTCGGACGATCTGATGACCCAATTGCTCAACGCCGAGGTCGAAGACGACGGTCAGGTGCGGCCGCTGTCTCGGATCGAGGTGATGACCTACACGAGCATGATCGCCGGTGCCGGTAACGAGACGACCACCAGGCTGATCGGTTTCATCGCTCAGATGCTCGCCGAGCACCCCGATCAGCGACGCGAACTTCTCGACGACTTCTCGCTGATTCCCGGGGCGATCGAGGAGGTGTTGCGCTACCAGGCGCCGTCGCCGGTGCAGGCCCGATATGTCGCCCGCGACACCGAGGCTTACGGGCAGGCGATCGCCGAGGGCTCGGTGATGCTGCTGCTCAACGGTTCTGCCAACCGCGACGAACGGCGCTACCCCGACGGGGAGAGATTCGACATCCATCGCGGCGGATCGCATCTGTCGTTCGGGCAGGGGCTGCACTTCTGCCTCGGCTCGTCGCTGGCCCGGATGCAGGCCAGGGTCGCATTCGAGGAGATGCTGCGCCGATGGCCCGAGTGGGAGGTCGACTACGCGGACGCCGCGATGGCCCACACATCCAGCGTGCGAGGCTGGGGCAGGCTGCCGATCATCGTCGGCTAG